TCCGACGCTGGTAGTAATTGCGGCTGAGGATAGCGTCAACCCGCCCGCACAAGGCCGGGCGCTGTTTGACGCAGTGGCAGCAGCAGAGAAAGCGCTGCACGAAGAGGCCGGCGCGCGCCATTACGATATCTATAGTGGGGAGGCGTTTGAGCGTGTCAGCAAGGTGCAAACCGCATGGTTTGCCCGCCATCTGTAGGGCATAAAAAAAGGCGCACCGCGGTGCGCCTCTCTTATTTACAGCGCCATATCATGCTGTGGCGCGTTTTCGCTCTTCGGCGCGGCTGGCGTTGCAGCCTGCGCGTCTTTCATGTCGATAACCGGCGGCTTGGTCAGCTCCAGCGCGGCGGCGGTGTCATCCCACACCTGCTGCGTCAGTGCGACGTTGCCGTTCAGATGCTGACCAAAGCTTGGTACAACCTCTTTGATCTTGCTCTGCCACTCCGGCGAGTTGAACTGCTCCGGGAACATCTTCTTGATGACGTTCAGGGCAATCGGCGCTGCGGTAGAGGCACCCGGCGATGCGCCTAACAGCGCAGAGAGGGTTTTCGGCTGATCGACCACCACTTCGGTGCCCAGCTTCAGCACGCCGCCTTTATCTTCATCTTTCTTGATGATCTGTACGCGCTGACCGGCCTGGATCAGTTTCCAGTCCTCTTTACGTGCCTGCGGGTAGTACTCTTTCAGCGCTTCAAAGCGGTCGTCGTCGCTCAGCATCACCTGACCCATCAGGTATTTCACCAGGTCAAAGTTATCCAGACCTACATGGGTCATCGGCATAAAGTTGCTGGTGGTGGTGGTGCTCAGCAGATCAAAGAAGGAGCCGTTTTTCAGGAACTTGGTCGAGAAGGTCGCGAATGGCCCGAACAGCACCACGCGTTTACCGTCAATGACGCGCGCATCGATATGCGGAACCGACATCGGCGGTGCGCCCACGGAAGCCTGACCATACACTTTCTGACGGTGAATGTTGGTTACAGCCGGGTTTTCGGTCATCAGGAAGGAGCCGCCTACCGGGAAGCCCGCATAGTTGTCCGCTTCCGGAATACCGGTTTTTTGCAGCAGCTTCAACGCGCCGCCACCGGCACCGATAAAGACATATTTCGCATCGATGGTGTGCTCATCGCCGCTTTTCACATCTTTGATCGTCACATGCCAGGAGTTGTCGGCATTACGTTTGAAATCGGTAACTTCAGACGAAGTTTGCAGCGAGAAGTTTTTGCTCTTTTTCAGGCTACCGATCAGCTGGCGGGTAATTTCGCCATAGTTCACATCGGTACCGACCGGAGTCCAGGTCGCGGCCACTTTTTGCTGCGGATCGCGCCCTTCCATCACTAGCGGTGCCCACTGTTTAATTTGCTGGTGATCGGTGGAGAATTTCATTCCCTGGAATAGCGTGGTTTGCTGCAGCGCTGCATAACGTTTTGCCAGATAATCCACATTATCGCCCCAGACAAAACTCATGTGCGGCGTGGAATTAATAAAGGAGTGCGGGTTGGTTAAAATACCGCGCTTCACCTGGGTGGACCAGAACTGACGGGAAATCATAAATTGTTCATTAATTTCCAGCGCCTTGGTGACATCAATGGAGCCGTCTTCACGCTGTGGCGTGTAGTTCAGTTCCATATTTGCCGAGTGACCGGTACCGGCATTATTCCAGCCGTTAGAGGACTCAAGCGCAACGCCGTCGAGCTTCTCAACCATCACCTGTTTCCACTCCGGTTGCAGGGTCTGCAGCCAGGTGCCCAGGGAGGCGCTCATGATACCGCCGCCAATCAGCAGGAAGTCGGTTTTTTGGTTCTCTTCCGCCCATGCACTGGTCGCAGAGCTGACGAGCATCGCGACGGCGCTGAAGGCAATAATTGTTTTTTTCATTGCAGGCATAATTATTCGGTTAGGTAACAACAAGTGATTCGTGGTGACGCATATTAACGTATTTTTACGTTAATTTAAAATATCATTCACAAAATAGAATAATTTTGTTTTTATTTGCTCTTTGCTTTTTTTAATTAAAAAAAGTAGTGACGCACTCTGTGTGGACTTATTTTGGCGGGAATTTATC
This Kosakonia cowanii JCM 10956 = DSM 18146 DNA region includes the following protein-coding sequences:
- the mqo gene encoding malate dehydrogenase (quinone), whose translation is MPAMKKTIIAFSAVAMLVSSATSAWAEENQKTDFLLIGGGIMSASLGTWLQTLQPEWKQVMVEKLDGVALESSNGWNNAGTGHSANMELNYTPQREDGSIDVTKALEINEQFMISRQFWSTQVKRGILTNPHSFINSTPHMSFVWGDNVDYLAKRYAALQQTTLFQGMKFSTDHQQIKQWAPLVMEGRDPQQKVAATWTPVGTDVNYGEITRQLIGSLKKSKNFSLQTSSEVTDFKRNADNSWHVTIKDVKSGDEHTIDAKYVFIGAGGGALKLLQKTGIPEADNYAGFPVGGSFLMTENPAVTNIHRQKVYGQASVGAPPMSVPHIDARVIDGKRVVLFGPFATFSTKFLKNGSFFDLLSTTTTSNFMPMTHVGLDNFDLVKYLMGQVMLSDDDRFEALKEYYPQARKEDWKLIQAGQRVQIIKKDEDKGGVLKLGTEVVVDQPKTLSALLGASPGASTAAPIALNVIKKMFPEQFNSPEWQSKIKEVVPSFGQHLNGNVALTQQVWDDTAAALELTKPPVIDMKDAQAATPAAPKSENAPQHDMAL